The DNA sequence AAGCTGTCTTGAGACGGATGCATGTAAATAATCATCGTATTCAATGGAAAATCTCCTCTCAAAACCAGGTTACGAGATACTGTTATTCAGGAATAACAGCCGGTTTTCCGAAGTAATAGCCTTGAGCGTAATCGACAAGCGGTTTGACAGCTTCATACTCAAGTTGGCTTTCGATTCCTTCAGCCAGAAGCATCGTCGACATTTTGCCGGTTACTGCCCGGATTGCTTTGATCTTTTCAATCTTTTCCGGATAAATATGAATATCTTTGACGAGCTCCCGGTCGATCTTGGCGTAGTCAGGTTTCAGCTCCTGCAGCACTTCCAATGTGGCATATCCGCTGCCTACATCATCGAGAGCTGTTTTCATGCCTGCCTGCTGGTACTCAGAAAAGATAAACTTTAAATGATCCAGATCGGTTATTTTTTCTGTTTCCACCACTTCAAACACTAAGTCATACGGATTCACATCGTAGTCGCGTGCTGCCTGAAACGTGCTCTGCAGACAGTGTTTTGGATTGTAGATGGAAGATGGCAGAAAGTTTATGAACCGCTTCGTACCAGGCTCCAGCTTGTGCGCACTTGTACGGATTGCGTTAATTCTTGCCTGACTGTCCAGTTTGGACTGCAGACCCGACCGCTGGGAAAAAGCAAACAGTTCTCCCGGATTAAACGGGTACAGTTTGCTGTTAGGCCTGAGCAGAAATTCATAGCCGTATGTCTTGGAAGACTTTGCGTCAATAATCGGCTGAACGAAAGAGCGGAACAGCTTTTCCTGGATGATTTTAACAAGCTTAGGCTGCTCCACCTGTTCTCTTAATTCATCAAGAGTAAATTCATTGCCCTCGATTTTTTCCTGTCCTTCGTTCGTAATCAGTTTTCCGCGGAGCTTCGAACGGTCGCTCTCCCGGAGGTAATCCTCTACGCGGATCATGAGTATTTTCAGCTCTTCCCAAGAATGGTAAGGGAGGTACAGCAGCGTATTCCGATCGTTTCTATCTGCCTTCTCGTGCTGAAATTGTTCGTACAGCTCCGCGATAACCATTGAATTATCGCTTGAAAAAACAATTTGTCCGGTTTCCGACAGAGGAGTTTCCCCCTGACATATTTGACATGAACGCATTTATCCACCTGCTTTCAGCTTACTTACGTGTTTTTTAATCCATACCCTTGTTCACAGGGGAGAAAACCTGATTATGGGCGGGAAAAAGGTCGACTATTAGTCCCGCTTCCATCTGTAGGACAGCGTCCGGACACTTTCTGCTTTTTCTTCTGTAATTGCTTTCAGCATATCTTCTGTGATTTTCTTCTGCAGGTCTTCTCTCCCAGGCTGTCCGAATGTTCTGCCGAGCGGAAATTTAATGTGCAGAGCCCGCGGCGCATGGACGAGGGAAGTTAAGTCCGGATAGTGTGTCAGGGAAACGGTGGCTATGCCGGCTTTTTCAATTTCTTTCTGTATCAATCCGACCGATTGATGGCAGATATATCAGCCGGGAGAAAGAAGGACGACGTCCGCATGTTCTTCCTTCAGCCGTTTAATGATAAGCGGTACACTTTCGTTCATCAGTTTATCCACGCGGGGAATATAGCCCATCATTCCAAAGAAAGTCGGCGTAAGACTGCCAATCGTCCCCTCTTTTTCAAGCTCCTGCAGCGCTTTAACCGGGAGAACCGTATTGACATCCTCCTCTGCTGCTTTCGTATCATAGTGGGTGTGGGAGACTGTTAAATCGTCATGAACGGAGGTCGACGGAATGTAGCGGACGCTCCAGTCTCCAGCCTCCACGTCAAACGGCGCTTCTTCTTTCAAATGTATACCTGCCGTCGTTAAAAAAGCAACGCGCCATTCGTTCATCGGTTTTTTCGGCTGCTGCAGCGGATCGACCACTTCGCTGCCATGCTTTTTTATGGATCGTTTGGCTATCTTCTGAAATATAAGATCTTTTATTTTTGATATCAACGATGGTCATCCTCCCTGTGGGTACAGAATGTACAATATAATTATTTCCGGAGTTATTTTTTTGAACAACTCCGTTTTCATTTCCCACTTCGGAGAAAATCTGCCGGGCTTGATTATCTGTTTCCCTTCTCCTCTTATAATATAACCTCTATTCGCTTTTTTTGTTACTATTGAATTAGGATTTTCTTAGTGCAGGAAGGGAATCCCTCTTTTCTCAAAGCTGTATTAAAGTCTGGTGTTGAAACAGGTAGAAAACTCCGCTTCAGCTCTGCCGTAGAGGGTACTTCCTGGTGAACTGCGCTCTCCGGGATCTCCCAATCTTCTTCCACGGACATTTTTCCGCTTCGTTTTGATTTTCTAATACAGAAAGCCCGCTGCTTGAATCAAGAAGGTACAAAGGTAGAATCAAGTGTAAAGGCGATTTTTAAAGGCGCCTCCGGAAAAAGAAAGCGGGAAGATCCTGCCGGACGCAAGGGAAGCCACAGGTCCTCCAATAACAACATGAAGCTTTAACAGAGACACTCATGCAAAAGCCTTGCACCATGAGGGATGAAAATGGCCTTCTATAAGAATGGAACTTTCCCTTTTTACAGGTGAAATCACTGATGTTCAAGAAGGGATTTTCTTTATTAGATAGCAGATGCTTTTTTGTCTTTTTTACCGTAAGCTGTAGGGCACACGAGGCGATGGAGGACGAGCCCCACTCCGCCCGACGGAAGGGAGGAAGGAATTAGCTGAGGCCCGCCCGGAAAGCGTCCCCATGGAAACGAAAGCGCACGCTTATCGACTTTATTTTCAAGGCAGCCTTTTCAAAGTAAGGGAGCAGTAATATCCCGAAATTACTTTAGAGATTCCTTAAAAACTTGTACTATACAATTATCACGTGTCTGCAATCAAGTATAAGGGATGTTTCAATAACTGATTCAGCATGAAAACTACCTGCGGGGAAATAGGGTGAGCATATAATCGGCAGCCAGCTTTCTCCCATACCCGTATTTTACATTCTTCTCCTTTTTTTGTCCCAATATCTTCCGCCCCTTTGTTTTCCAAGTTATTTCTGCTATGATACATGTATTATCTGAATTATCGATAAATTAACCAAGGAGGCCTGCTTATGATATTAACGAAAGAAGAAGTCCAGGAAAACTTGTCAGATTCAGATGGATGGGAGCTCGAAGGTGAAAAGTGGATCAGTAAAAATTTCACGCTTTCCTCCTTTCCAAAAGCGATTCAATTCGTTCATTCACTGGCCGATATAGCGGAGGACAGGCAGCACCACCCGTATATAATTATTGATCATAAAAAGGTTACGGTGAAGCTGAGCACAAACGATGAAGGCGGGTTGACGCAGAAGGATTTCGAGTCTGCTCACGCCTATGACCGTACGTTCCAGAAGTATTCGTAAAAAGCCGGCAAACTCCGTTCAGTCTTAAAAAAAACTGTGTTAAAGTTTAGGTGTTGATACATGTAAAAAGCTCCACTTCTTATGGATGAAAATGGCCTTCTATAGGAATGGAACTTCCCCTCTATACCGGGGGAAGGAAAGAAGTTCAGAATGTCCTTCTTTATTAGAGACAGCTCCTGTTCTGTCTTTTTTACCGTAAGCTGGAGGGACATGGGGCGAATAAGGTCGATTCGAAGATCCATCCCGCACGACCGCAGGAAGGACGGGATTAGCTGAGGACGGCCCGCCCGGAGAGCGTCCCCATGGAAACGAAAGCACCCCTTTATCACTTATCAACTTTATTTTCAGGGTGCCTTAAAAATTTAAACTCAGGTTAGTTCTTGAATTATAAAGCGCCAGCCGGGTTGCAGCGAAGTTTACCTGTCACGACAAACGCTGGCAGAGCTGAATGTTAAGTGGAAAATACAACCTTCACCCGTTATGAATGAATTTCATGACGGGTTTTTTCTGCGTCTGTTTCCCCCCTGCTTTCCGCGTGATATGATGGAAAATAGAAATGTTTTTCAAGAAGATGGAGGGAATTCCTATGCACTGGTTATATTTGCTCACAGCTGTAGTTATGAGTGTGATTTCAATTTATCATTTATTTACGGACCGTTTCCGTCGGCTGAGCGGCAGCCCCTCCGTATATAAATCAACAGATACACGCCGCCTCCACACCGATTCCACCATGTATAAGCTTTCGCTCTATTCCTGCTATTTCGTGATTCTCCTTTCGATCTTCCTGTTCATCGAAGTTTTTAATAACTTCATGACTGCCACCCTCCTGTTTATTGTTGTGTTCCTGCTGGGGCTCAACGTCCTGCTGACTTTGGACAGGGTTTTTGAAATCCAGGGCGAGGCCGTTATCTTCGCAGGCTACCATGCCAAATGGTCAAAAATTAAATCGATCCAATGGGGAAAGAAAAAACGCAGAGGCAGGCAGCTGATTATGGAACTCAGTAAAGGGCAGAAAATCAAAACGACGATAGCGGATAAAGAACAGAATACAATCGAAGATATCCTTTCCGACTACGTTTATTTTGAAAAAAACGGCAAATAGCTTACAGAGAGCAGTGTGCGGAAAGTAAAAAAAAGCCTGGATGACCACGCATGGGTCATTCAGGCTTTTTACTGTATGCAGATGGTCATTAATTCCCTGTCTGCTGAAAAGTTTTAATGCGTTCACCGATTTCGTCGCGTACCCGCTGGAAAAAGGCCCATTTTTCTTCTTCAGAGCCTTCTGCTTTCGCTGGATCATCAAATCCCCAATGGTCACGCTCTTTATTCGGGGGGGTTGCCGGACATACGTCATTCGCATGACCGCAGAGAGTGACCACGAAGTCAGCCCGCTTCAGCAGGTCCTGGTCGATCGTATCGGACGTTTGATCAGAAATATCGATCCCTGCCTCTTCCATTGCCTTAACAGCTTTCGGGTTAACTCCGTGAGCTTCAATCCCGGCGGAATAAACGTCCCATTCCCCGCTTAAATAGTGTTTGCCCCAGCCTTCTGCCATCTGGCTGCGGCAGGAATTACCTGTACATAGAAAGTAAATGATTGGTTTTGTCATAAATAATCCTCCTGCTATATATAATCATTCACTTATATATTATCACACAATACTTTCTTCGGCATGTTAAGAATTTG is a window from the Alkalicoccus halolimnae genome containing:
- the arsC gene encoding arsenate reductase (thioredoxin) yields the protein MTKPIIYFLCTGNSCRSQMAEGWGKHYLSGEWDVYSAGIEAHGVNPKAVKAMEEAGIDISDQTSDTIDQDLLKRADFVVTLCGHANDVCPATPPNKERDHWGFDDPAKAEGSEEEKWAFFQRVRDEIGERIKTFQQTGN
- a CDS encoding 4a-hydroxytetrahydrobiopterin dehydratase gives rise to the protein MILTKEEVQENLSDSDGWELEGEKWISKNFTLSSFPKAIQFVHSLADIAEDRQHHPYIIIDHKKVTVKLSTNDEGGLTQKDFESAHAYDRTFQKYS
- a CDS encoding EAL domain-containing protein, encoding MRSCQICQGETPLSETGQIVFSSDNSMVIAELYEQFQHEKADRNDRNTLLYLPYHSWEELKILMIRVEDYLRESDRSKLRGKLITNEGQEKIEGNEFTLDELREQVEQPKLVKIIQEKLFRSFVQPIIDAKSSKTYGYEFLLRPNSKLYPFNPGELFAFSQRSGLQSKLDSQARINAIRTSAHKLEPGTKRFINFLPSSIYNPKHCLQSTFQAARDYDVNPYDLVFEVVETEKITDLDHLKFIFSEYQQAGMKTALDDVGSGYATLEVLQELKPDYAKIDRELVKDIHIYPEKIEKIKAIRAVTGKMSTMLLAEGIESQLEYEAVKPLVDYAQGYYFGKPAVIPE
- a CDS encoding glycine/sarcosine/betaine reductase selenoprotein B family protein, which translates into the protein MISKIKDLIFQKIAKRSIKKHGSEVVDPLQQPKKPMNEWRVAFLTTAGIHLKEEAPFDVEAGDWSVRYIPSTSVHDDLTVSHTHYDTKAAEEDVNTVLPVKALQELEKEGTIGSLTPTFFGMMGYIPRVDKLMNESVPLIIKRLKEEHADVVLLSPG